From the Anopheles merus strain MAF chromosome 2L, AmerM5.1, whole genome shotgun sequence genome, the window GCACCCCCCCTAGCCCCGACATGCATTACGCCAGCTTATATTTTTTGGATAGTGTCTCTTCTACAAACCCATGGTGGTATATGGAATTGCTTTCTTTTGTTGAACAACCAAGTTGTGCGGAGCAGTTTCCGCGGCCGAGAAAAATGTATGATCGAAAGTATGGTGACATTTTAAGAATTAAAAACTAATTGAACCATCTCCTCCGTCCGTCATGTGACGCACGCGTGCTTTGAGGTAGGTTAACTGTAAAGGCATTGAgaatttcatttcctttccacaATGTGTGCATAATGAGAAACGGATTTCGTTGGACCTTGAACTTCGAGTGAACTTTGTTTGCGAAGGCAAAGCAAACCAGCAACCCACAGCGCATCATCCAATTAGCAAACAAGCCAAACCTTTTGTTTGATCAGGCATGGAACGCTTCTTATTTACACAGGAATTAAATACTTTGTTGTGGACTACCACAAATGTGAGAAATTATGGACTTTTTGGATTCTGTTTCATTGCACAAAGGTGCACGAAAGTATGAAACAAATGGGCGGAATCCACATTGCGCGGAAAAGTTAGGTTAAGTGATGAGTCAGAAGAAGCGCATTTTGGACAATTGAGACGCCTCTGCGTATGTGCATCTGAAACATTACTAAACAAATGCATAAAATACaagttaaacaaataaaaataaagagcaGAATGGCGGAAAATGCAATAAATCGTCCCATTGCAGGCTCCCCGCATTGTGCTTCGGAACAGCGCACCATCTGTCAACTTGCAAATGGAGGTTATGTACACCCGGCAATCAATAATGCTAAAAATAGTTGAGCAGCGTTCTTTTTCCATTGCCGCTTCGTCGCTGGCCAAAAGAAAGTGGGCTGCAGTTCTATCGGGCAGTCGGAAATGCGGTTAACCACAAGCGACGCAAAAGGCACATACCTCTCCCTGATAAGAAACCATAAACATTATATGGGGCACGCTAGCGcctgattgttttgattgctaCGGATATACGCACATCGATGGCGCATGGGAGAACAACAtgtggctgtgtttgtgtgtgtgtgtgtgtgtgtgtgtgtagcattACTTCCGCATTGGGAGGCTACTGCGCGCGCTTGTTTTGGCTGGAAAATTAAGGACCACATGGTCAGGGGCCAATATCGATCCTGCCGATCCATAGCAAGTACATTGAGGATGCACTCAATTATATATAATTTCATGATTTAAGGATTTTAAGGATGTATTACAATTATGAAAATCAGACTCTTTTCGTCCTGCATGTTTCCCCTCATACCCCTAAAAGTAAAGATAAAAGGTCATCAACAagcaattagaaaaaaaaggaggcAACTATCGAACTCTTGTCCGCTCGCAATCTCCACCGTTTTATTTACAGTCAAATTGGTCGTCTCTCGATTTCTGCATTGCTCTCGAAGATTTATTGTGGCATATATGTCctaagaatgtgtgtgtgtgtggggaacCTTTTTTATACGCTTCTCTAGAACGAACCTACTACAGAGTAATTGCCAAACGTGAAGGTAAgagtttttctttgttgttgtttaaatCCTGGTAGCTGGTGACTGTTATCAGTTATGTTGGTATGCACACTTCCTGCTTCctcttttttatgcttttgtgcgtgcacacgcacacacccattCTCTATCCTATACACCTCCCTCTCGTTTGGAGCTCTGACTCCGACTTTCTAAGACTGTCATGCTAGTAGTAGTAtcgagtagtagtagtagttatCAAAAAACGAGTTGAAATGTAACAAAACTGTGTATCGATTAACATTGAGGATACAtacccacacaaacacctacccacgcacacacacgcactcacacagaGCTAAAGTAAATAGTCCTTCTATACATCCTACATTATCCTTTATAATATTGAatatgtgtgcgcgcgcgtgtatgtgtgtgtgcatttcaaATTTCTCCTATCCTGTAGTGCCAGGCCAGCACCACACCACGGTCTGCTCGAGACGGCGATCAACTTCTTGCAAGACACTGCTCCCCCTGCCACTGGTTCTGGCTAagcggcgatgatgatggcgatggttGTTTGATTCTGACGATGACGACATGGACGACATTGATGCTGTTGGTTCCAACCGACATGTGCACCAGCATGGACCGTTACATAAAATCATCGTAATCGTCGTAATCATCATACTTGGTTTCATACTCGTTCAAAGTAGTCTTAGAAAAGGAGGTGAAAGCACAAGAAATTGAGTTTAGCATATTGGTGCCAGCGTTTTTCGTGCTCTACTACTTTTATATACTCACATTTTCACCCTCGACACGCAGCTTCGCTTTCACCTTGATGCCTTTGGTCTTCTTTGGCTTGTCACCTTTCTCGACCTTCTGCTTTTCCAAGTACAAGTTGTCTAGGGTGGTTTTAGCTTTCCGAATGTTATTGGacgacactgcgggtaagagAGCATACGGGTTAGATTGTTAGCATGCTAGAGATGCCACCACGGGCAATACTTACGGCTGGCAAACAGTTTCAGCAGCAGTTCTTCCAAAAAGCCTTGATATTCCGTACTCGCACGGTAGTTGGCCAGCTTTTTGCTTATCGCTTCGGCCAGTTCGGTAAACTCCTCCTTCGTGGTCGGATGCATTCCATCGATACCGTTGCCCGTGGACATTGGTGTGATGCCTAGCGTTTCCATGGCCGTTTTCAGGTCATTTTCTTCCTGCAGCTTCTGCAGCCTTCGCTTTTCGGCCAGTTGCTGTTCCGGCGTCATGTTCGCAAACTCTTCCTCCTCCCGCTGGAGTCGTTCCAGGTCCTCTTTTTTGAGTttctaaaagcaaaacaaaccaacacgcacacacaacataaCCGGTTAGAGGAGTTTGAATGGAGCGGGAGTTGCGTTTTCTGGAACCTTCTGTTGGGCAGCTTTCTTAGGTTTGGCATTTTTCGTAGGTGTATCTTCCTGTTTGGGTGCATCctttttctcctcctcctcgtcatCATCCTCCCAGTTGTCCTGTAAGACAAATTGCACagaacaaaagaaagaaagaaatctTTAGTCAAATCTGCAGGCGGGCAAATTTCCCGCAATGCATTCGTCGCTGCTGACGTGCGCTATTGTGCAGTTTTTGCTACGGGTGGGGGTAATCACGTCGTTGACTCCaaccacacacatgcacacactctGGAACTGGAACACATTCCCAAACCACCACTTTCTACCCTCCAAACCAGCAGTGCTTGTGTGCACACGCAGGCACGTTCCCTCCCGCTCGATCGGCACATACCTTTAcatcgtcctcgtcctcgcCAGCCCACTTGTTCACGTCGGCCTTGGCAAACAGCTGCTCGGCCTTCTGTTCGGCCAGTGCTTCTGCAAAGATGCATCGTAAACGGTGTTACGTTAGCGAGAGCTAAATTATTTATAGTCCTTCCACCCACAGTGCACAGTGCATTGTGTCTGGTGTGCACTGTGTGGATGTGGGGTGCCCCATTTTCAAACACTGCTTCCGTCCCACGGGTCGGAATGTCCTGGTGTATTATCACACCGTGTCACCGTGGCACTAGCGAATGCACCGAAACCCATGGAAGATGTGGCCACCTGGGTTGCACCGATCACCACTTACCCCAATCGTCCTCCATCGTGCAAAAGCGCTTAGAAAGTCGTCTTTTGGCAACGTTTCACCTTCCGCCAGTGGATTGTTGTATCTTTTCCTTTCGAGAAAACCCTTCTCCAAGCTGAGCAAACGTCGTGGATAACTTTTGCCTTTCTTTTTCGACGTTtcgtgtattttttcttctcttgtcGTCTTGACAGTTCTCGAAGGAGACAGAACACATGAGTCTGCAATGATGTCGTCGATGATCGCGTGGTGTACAAACGTTAATTTGGTTGaatgatattttaaaataaatagaacTAATCGCTTGTGTTTACAGCAAACCAGCAacaatttattattgtttctcGTTCGAGAACACAATTTGTAGATAGATTTCTTTTTCATAGCCAAttataaaatgaaaaactttTGTCATCCAAGCGAGCAAAGATGAGCGCAACCTCTTTTTATACCAGTTTTTGACGCGCGGATTGACAGTTCTGCTTCCGTGAGCAGAAATCCCAAATGTCAAAGCAATTCTGTTCTCtttccggttgccaactttcGCTTGGAAGGTTGTTTTTGGTATCATCAAAAAGAATTTTCTGATTCAGGTGTGTTTCTTAGTGCTTTAATGTTTCTGCTAATTGCTCACTAATAGTTCGTTGTTTCTTTATAGCTGTAAGCGAAAAGTCAGCCAAGATGGCCAAGTCCAAGAATCACACCAATCACAATCAGAGTGAGTGCAATGCCGCCGGATGTTCGGTGCGCTTGTCGGCAGTATGCCAAATGGAGGTGCCACTTACCTTTCTGTAATACTAATATCCTGTTactgtttctgttttattgCAGACCAAAAGGCTCACAAGAACGGTATCAAGAAGCCCAAGCGCAAGCGTAATGAGTCCAAGCGCGGTGTAAGTAGTCCCCTTGCACCGGAAGATCTAGCGAAATGACTCGCCTCGGTGTCCAATTGACATTGCTTATTTCCTTGCATCCACATTACAGATGTGCCAGAAGTTCCTGCGCAACCTGCGGTACTCGAAGAAGGGTAACGTTTCGCACGAGGAGTCGCTGAAGCGCGCTGAGGAGCGTAAGGCAAAGTACGCCGGACAGCCCGCCCCGGTGAAGCTGTAAACACCTTCCCCCCCACAGTACGGTGCCGTGCATTCCGTACATATTTTCCATAACCGTGCTCGCGACATGTGAACCGTGCGATTGTGGGTGAATAAAAAAGCTACGTTAAAAGTATAACAAATAGTTTATTACAAATGACTCGCAGCAAAACCCGCCCGGCGATAGAGGCTGGTAGAGTATCAGCTGCTCCTCTCACTCAATGATATCATCTACATCTAGATCGAATATTGCGTTTAAATCACCCGTCttgacgctgctgctcaccGTGGAAGGATGTCTGGTAAGCT encodes:
- the LOC121591469 gene encoding eukaryotic translation initiation factor 3 subunit J; translation: MEDDWEALAEQKAEQLFAKADVNKWAGEDEDDVKDNWEDDDEEEEKKDAPKQEDTPTKNAKPKKAAQQKKLKKEDLERLQREEEEFANMTPEQQLAEKRRLQKLQEENDLKTAMETLGITPMSTGNGIDGMHPTTKEEFTELAEAISKKLANYRASTEYQGFLEELLLKLFASLSSNNIRKAKTTLDNLYLEKQKVEKGDKPKKTKGIKVKAKLRVEGENTTLNEYETKYDDYDDYDDFM
- the LOC121594035 gene encoding 60S ribosomal protein L29, encoding MAKSKNHTNHNQNQKAHKNGIKKPKRKRNESKRGMCQKFLRNLRYSKKGNVSHEESLKRAEERKAKYAGQPAPVKL